AGGTTTGAAGACCGGCGAAATCGATATCGGGATTAGTCGAATGTCAGATCCCGAACTGATGACCGGGCTTAATTATGAATTGCTGTTTCTTGAATCGCTGAAGTTGGTCGTTCGTCCCAATCACCCACTGCTTCAAGAGAACGTAACGCTAAGTCGGGTGCTGGAATGGCCGGTCGTTGTATCACCAGAAGGTACTGCACCACGCCAGCATTCAGATGCATTAGTGCAGAGCCAGGGCTGTAAAATTCCTTCGGGCTGTATCGAAACGCTGTCTGCTTCGCTATCTCGCCAGCTTACGGTTGAATACGACTACGTGTGGTTTGTTCCATCTGGCGCTGTAAAAGACGACCTGCGTCATGCCACGCTGGTGGCCCTGCCTGTTCCGGGGCATGGTGCAGGCGAACCGATCGGAATATTGACCCGCGTAGATGCGACGTTCTCTTCCGGTTGCCAATTGATGATTAACGCTATTCGAAAATCAATGCCGTTCTGAAAAGTAAGGGATCTTTCGATCCCTTCTTTGATATTTTCACGCTGTTGCGAAACTAACAGACTCACCAGCTCCGCGTGGTTCTGCCAACACAGAATGTTTGTTCAGGCGGAAAACGTCTACCGCCTCAGTTAATCGTGCAGCCTGTTCTTCAAGGGATAGCGCCGCCGCAGAAGCCTCTTCTACCAGAGAAGCATTCTGTTGCGTCACCTTATCCATTTCGGAAATCGCCTGGCTCACCTGCGTTATGCCTCTACTTTGTTCATCCGAGGCGGCGGCAATCTCCTGCATGATATGTGTGACACTCGCGACGGCATCAACAATCGTGCTCATGGTTTTCCCTGCCGTTGCCACTTCAACCGACCCCAGATCAATTAACCTGACTGATTCACTGATCAAGCCTTCAATCTCTTTCGCCGCCTGGGCGCTGCGACTTGCGAGTGTCCGTACTTCGCTGGCGACAACGGCAAATCCACGTCCTTGCTCACCCGCTCGCGCGGCTTCAACGGCAGCATTCAGCGCTAGAATATTTGTCTGGAAAGCAATGCTGTTGATGACGGCGGTGATCTCGGAAATTTTCTTTGAACTCGTGGAGATTGCTCCCATCGTTCTAACTACACCGGAAACCGTCTCCCCGCCATCGCTGGCTTTAATGGAAGCCTCTTGCGCCAGTTTGCTGGCATGATGCGCGTTATCCGCATTCTGTTTCACCGTCGCAGTGAGTTGCTCCATGCTAGCGGCAGTTTGTTCGATTGCCGCCGCTTGTTCTTCGGTGCGAGATGAAAGGTCCGCATTGCCAGCGGAAATTTCGCTGGTGCCACGATAAATCTCTTCCGCGCCCTGTCGAACAGTCCCGACTGTCATCCCCAGTGAATGCTGCATTTGCTGTAAATGATGACTTAAGCGACCGATTTCATTACGACCCGCCGGTTCATCATTCATCGTCAGATCGCCACTGGCAATTTTTTCAATCCGTTGTGCGGCATGTTGCAGTGGACGAATGACGATCCGACGTAGCACCATAAATGTTATCAGCGTCATGACCACGGCAAGCACAAACGCGCCAATCATAAACATCACACCCAGGCGGGTACGCTGATGGGCCTGTTCCGCCAGTTGGTTGGCTCTGGTGCTACGTATCTTAACGGCTTTGTTCAAAATATCGGTATAAGCATTATCCAGCGGTCGGATCTGCTCACTTTCATGATTGATAATCGCTTCAAACATGCCATTTTTGGCATATTTCAACATAGGTTGCATACCCGTGATATAAGCCTGGAAACGTTGATTTAATTCAGCGTCGAGAGCTTCATCAGCAGGTGTTTTCACCGGCCGACTCTGGTAAGCCCGATAACCTTGCTGCGACTGTTTAATCTCCGATTCGGCTTGCGCAATATTTCGCTTCATTGCTTCCATTTCCGCAATACGACTCGCCGCCCCGGCCTGAATCATATTGATCCGGGCCGAACGCAAAAAATCTGAGCTGTTCGCTAACCCGGTCCGAATCTCAATCTCCGCAGTCACATCACGCTGATCGCGATCGGCCTGCCAGAGGAAATAGCCAGCCAGGGCTGAACTCAAGGCAAACAGAAGTAAGATACCGCCAAGAATGCAGGCAAATAACGGAACCAGCCTGATGTGATGCAAAAAACTTAATCGCTGTGAGGGAGTTGTATTCATTACCGTTGTCTCTCGTCCAGGTTTACTCCTGATAGAAAGTCATCGGCACTTGACGGTAATTACTTATGACCAAAAACCTCTTTGCGTCACATTTTTACAACAATTATGGCAGAGAAGAATAATGCCATTGGAATGAAGAGAGTAACGAACGGCTAAACCGAATGACGAAAAATTCTGGAAAACAGCACGCAATTTCGTCAAGTGATTATTTTCGTCCCTAAGGAAACCTCATAGGATGCCTGCGGGTGCCTGAGACTTTCTGTTTTCAGGCTAACCGGGAATCAGAAAGACGAAGGCCCCGACCGATATTTCTATCAACCGAGGCCAACGAATGAACCAAGCAATTCAGATGTTAGCCTCTTACCCGCCATCCGGCAAGGAGAAAGGCTATGAAGCGCAACCCTCTGGTGGTGTGTCTGCTCATTATCTGCATTACGATTCTGACATTCACACTCCTGACCCGACAAACGCTCTACGAACTGCGGTTCCGGGACGGTGATAAGGAGGTTGCTGCGCTCATGGCCTGCACGTCCAGGTAAGGGCAAGCGCGGGGATTTTCCCCGCGCATCTGACTAGCAGATTCATTTTCTCATGGCACCCCTTTTATACTTCAGTTAGTGCATGTTTTTTTCGATGCACTAATAGAACCATCATTACAGACAAATTTGCCGCCTGCTGTACAGTGAGAGATCCCCCCTTTCGAACCAGAACAGGGTTTGCGCCCGGCATCGGCATAAAAGGAAACAAGCGTTCCCATAAACAAGATAAGTGCCAGTTTTTTCATATAACCTCCATGATTTATCGAATCTTATGTTCGATTTGAACATTATACGCTGGTTTATTTTGATACCGTGATGAGATCAAAGATCGGGTGAATTGATTAAAGATAAGCCAGATGGACGTATGGACAAGGATTATGGTTTTATTTGTCATACAAATAAATATAATAGGCGCTTCCGATGTAGGCCCGTACTCTTCGCCTGTACCGCGGGTCGGTTTTAGTACAGGCGTTTTCTTTAAAGATCCTTCAGGAACGTTTACGCGGCATCATGCGTAGAAGTGTGTTGTCCTTCCAGAAATAGTGGTGTGCCAGTGCAGCTGCAGCGTGCAACCCGATGACAAAATATCCCAGATTCGCCAGCGTCTCATGCCACCACTTTAAGCTATCAACCCGTTCGAAATTGGCCTCTGCTGCGTAAGGCATTGTCATACCAAACGCAAACCACGGGTTGCCCCGGTTATACATCATGACCAAACCAATCACTGGCAGCGCAATAAACAGGAGATAGATCACCAAATGTCCCAAATGTGCCAGTCCCGTCATCATCGGTTTTGGTTTAGGTACAATCGGCGGAGTCGGGTTTTTAAGCCTTAACAAAAGACGAACAACCATCAGCACGAGAATTGAGATGCCACAGGAAACATGAATCATGTTGATGAGCGGCCGATCGCTACGTGGGAAGAAACCACGAAAC
The nucleotide sequence above comes from Escherichia coli. Encoded proteins:
- the ydcI gene encoding LysR substrate-binding domain-containing protein; the protein is MEKNSLFSQRIRLRHLHTFVAVAQQGTLGRAAETLNLSQPALSKTLNELEQLTGARLFERGRQGAQLTLPGEQFLTHAVRVLDAINTAGQSLHRKEGLNNDVVRVGALPTAALGILPSVIGQFHQQQKETTLQVATMSNPMILAGLKTGEIDIGISRMSDPELMTGLNYELLFLESLKLVVRPNHPLLQENVTLSRVLEWPVVVSPEGTAPRQHSDALVQSQGCKIPSGCIETLSASLSRQLTVEYDYVWFVPSGAVKDDLRHATLVALPVPGHGAGEPIGILTRVDATFSSGCQLMINAIRKSMPF
- the trg gene encoding methyl-accepting chemotaxis protein Trg, yielding MNTTPSQRLSFLHHIRLVPLFACILGGILLLFALSSALAGYFLWQADRDQRDVTAEIEIRTGLANSSDFLRSARINMIQAGAASRIAEMEAMKRNIAQAESEIKQSQQGYRAYQSRPVKTPADEALDAELNQRFQAYITGMQPMLKYAKNGMFEAIINHESEQIRPLDNAYTDILNKAVKIRSTRANQLAEQAHQRTRLGVMFMIGAFVLAVVMTLITFMVLRRIVIRPLQHAAQRIEKIASGDLTMNDEPAGRNEIGRLSHHLQQMQHSLGMTVGTVRQGAEEIYRGTSEISAGNADLSSRTEEQAAAIEQTAASMEQLTATVKQNADNAHHASKLAQEASIKASDGGETVSGVVRTMGAISTSSKKISEITAVINSIAFQTNILALNAAVEAARAGEQGRGFAVVASEVRTLASRSAQAAKEIEGLISESVRLIDLGSVEVATAGKTMSTIVDAVASVTHIMQEIAAASDEQSRGITQVSQAISEMDKVTQQNASLVEEASAAALSLEEQAARLTEAVDVFRLNKHSVLAEPRGAGESVSFATA
- the hokB gene encoding type I toxin-antitoxin system toxin HokB, which encodes MKRNPLVVCLLIICITILTFTLLTRQTLYELRFRDGDKEVAALMACTSR
- the yncP gene encoding hypothetical protein, yielding MNLLVRCAGKIPALALTWTCRP
- a CDS encoding periplasmic protein, whose protein sequence is MKKLALILFMGTLVSFYADAGRKPCSGSKGGISHCTAGGKFVCNDGSISASKKTCTN
- the cybB gene encoding cytochrome b561, which codes for MENKYSRLQISIHWLVFLLVIAAYCAMEFRGFFPRSDRPLINMIHVSCGISILVLMVVRLLLRLKNPTPPIVPKPKPMMTGLAHLGHLVIYLLFIALPVIGLVMMYNRGNPWFAFGMTMPYAAEANFERVDSLKWWHETLANLGYFVIGLHAAAALAHHYFWKDNTLLRMMPRKRS